CCGTGCTGGCCGGGGCGCTCACGGCCCTCCTCGTCGCGCTCGTCGTCGTCCTCGGCGGCGGGAACGACGGGCCCGCTGACGTGCTCGACGGCGTCGAGCTCGCCCTGCGCGCGCCCACCGCTCCGCCGCCCGCCCGCGACGCGCGGGACCAGCGCTTCACCGCCCTGCGCGTCGGTCGCGTCCGGGTCCCGGACTACGGCTACGGCACCGGCTGGGAGGCCCGGGGCCGGCGCACGGACGAGGTCGACGGCCGCCGCGCCGTGACGCTGCTCTACCGGACCCCCGCGGGCCGGCAGGTCGGCTACACCGTCGTCGACGGGACGCTGCCCGTCCCCGGCGACGTCGCCCGACACGCCGGCGGCCCCCGGGGCCCGGCGGAGGTCCGCCGCGACGGCGCGGGCGTGCTGACCTGGCGGGTGCAGGGCCAGACCTGCCTGCTGGCCGGCCGCGGGGTCGGCCCCGACGAGCTGCGCGCCGCCTACGACCGGGTGACCGGCCGGCTGGTGCCCTGAGCTCGCCTAGACTCGCGTGCCGTGCGAGGACGGGGACGGCTGGTGCTCACGGCAGCCTGCATGGCGGCGCTCGTCGCGGGCTGCGGCGGGGGCGGCGACGAGGGCGAGCGGGGCGCGCCCGCGCCGAAGGGGACCCCGGCGCGCAGCTCCGAGCTCGACGCCGCCGCCAAGGCCACCAAGGCGATCCGCAGCTATCGCGCGACCGTGAAGATGCGCTCGGACGTCGCGGGCGCCGCCCAGCGCTTCGACGGCGTCGTGATCTCGGCGGTCGACGCCCGGAGCGGGCGGATCTTCGGCCGCTTCGCCGAGGCCGGCGCGCGCGAGACCCAGCTCGAGGCGATCACGCAGGGCGCGACGCAGTGGGTGCGCTCCGGCCAGCTCACGCGCCAGCTGCCCGACGGCAAGCGCTGGCTGCGGGTGGAGGGCGACGCGAGCACCCCGAGCACCCTGACCCCCGTCGAGTTCGTGACCTTCCTGCGCGACTCGGGCAGCGCCCGGGAGCTGGGGGAGGAGGACGTCCGCGGCGAGCCCACGACGCACGTCACCGGCGAGCTGGACTCGAAGGCGATCGCCCGCACGAGCGGCGTCGCCGCCCAGCAGCGCCTCCAGCGCGTCGTCGGCGCGGGCGACTTCCGGGCGACCGTCGACCTCTGGATCGGCGAGGACGACCGCCCCCGGCGGATGCAGCTGACGATGCGCCCGCCCAAGCCGACGACGGGGATGCTGCGCAGCACGCTCGAGGTGCTCGGCTACGACGTCGACCTGCGCAACGCCGCGCCGCCGCCGGCGAGGGAGACGGTCACGCCGGCCGAGCTCGGCGCGCCGGGCGGCTGAGCCGGGAGCAGGCTCCCACCACCCTCGGGGGGTGACCGCACCCGCCCGCCCGTCCCGGGCGCGGAGGATCTGCGACGCCGTGCCGAAGGTCCTCATCGCCGACGACGTCGCAGGGGTGCGCCGCACCCTGCGCGCCGTGCTGGACGAGGCCGCGGGCCTCGACGTGGTCGGCTGCGCGGCCGACGGGGGCGAGGCGGTGGAGCGCACGCTGCGCCTCCAGCCCGACGTCGTCCTGATGGACGTCCGCATGCCGGGCGTCGACGGCATCGAGGCGATCCGCCGCCTGCGCGCCGCGGGCTCGCGCGCGCGGGTGCTCGTCCTGACGACCTCCGACATGGACGACGTCGTCCAGGACGCGCTCGAGGCCGGCGCGCTGGGCTTCCTGCTCAAGGACGTCGCCTCCGACCGCCTCGCCGACGCGGTCCACGCTACGGCGCGCGGCGAGACCGTGATGGATCCCGTCATCACCCGCCGGCTGGTCGACCACTGGCTCGCGCGCCCGGCGCCGGAGCCCGAGGTCCGCGAGCGCCTCGCGCAGCTCACCGACCGCGAGCTGGAGGTCCTGCGCCTGCTCACGCGCGGCCTGTCCAACGCGCAGATCGCCGACGAGCTCGTGCTCGGCGAGGCGACGGTGAAGACCCACGTCGCCCGGCTCCTGGGCAAGCTCGGCGTCGACAGCCGGCTGCAGGCGGTGGTCCTGGCCTTCGGCGCCGGTGTAGGTGGACCACCGGGTCCGCGGCTCAGCTAGCCTCTGGTCGTCACCGATCGGTGGCGCATGATGCGCCGCCGCGGAGAGGGAGAGCGCACATGCTGGAGCAGGGTCTGGGTCGCAGGCTGTGGCGGGCGGTGCTGGCCGCCGTCTGCCTGGTGCTGGTCGGGGGCGCCGCGTCGGCGCACGCCGCGAGCTGGTCGGACTACGACCGGCCGGCCACGAACGGGGTGGTGACCGACCGCGAGGTGCCGATCACCATGCGCGACGGCATCGTCCTCTCGGCCACCGTCTCCCGGCCCGACCGGCCCGGGCGCTACCCCGTGCTCGTCACCCAGACGCCGTACGGCAAGGAGGGCGTCGGCGGCTTCTTCGGCGCGGGGGCCAACTACCTCGTCCAGCGCGGCTACGTGCAGGTGACCGTCGACGTCCGCGGCACCGGCGCCTCGCAGGGCCAGTGGGACTCGTTCGGCACCGCCGAGCAGCTCGACGGCAAGGACGTGGTCGAGTGGGCGGCCAGGCAGCCGTGGAGCGACGGCAACGTGGGGCTCAACGGCCCGTCGTACATGGGCCTCAACCAGCTCTACACCGCGGCGCTGCAGCCCGCCGGGCTCAAGGCGATCTTCCCCGTGGTCCCGATGGCCGACGGCTACCGCGACATCGTCTTCTCCGGCGGCGCGATCAACGCGGGCTTCATCCCGCTGTGGCTCGGGCTCGTCACGGCGGGCTCGATCACGCCGCCGTCCTACGCGCTGAGCGGCAAGAAGGAGGACCTCGTCCGTGGCCTGTCGGCGCTGACGAGCCACGTCACCGGCGTGGCGAACTTCCAGCTCAACACGCTGCTCGGCGCGATCCTCGGCACCGACACCGTCTACGACGGGCCGTTCTGGCGCACGCGCTCGCCGCTCGAGGTCGTCGACGACATCAAGGTCCCGGCGTTCGTGGTCGGCGGCCTGCACGACATCTTCCAGCGCGGCGAGCCGCTCGTCTACGAGCGCCTCAAGCAGCGCGTCGACGCGCGCCTGCTCATCGGCCCGTGGACGCACGTCGGCGGCTCGATGGGGGAGGGCCTGCCGCGCGACGGCGTCCCGTCGCTGAGCAGGATCCAGCTGCGCTGGTTCGACCACTGGCTCAAGGGCCTGGACTCGAAGGTCGGCGAGATCCCCAAGGTCACGCAGTACGCCTGGGGCGCCGAGCGCTACGAGGTCCAGGACGACTGGCCCCGGCCGCAGATGGCGCCGCGCAGGATGTTCCTGCGGGGCGGCAAGGCCCTGTCGGCGGACGCGCCGCGCGCGGCCGAGTCCCCGCAGGGCTACGTCCAGCAGCCGCTGTCGGGCATCTGCACGCAGAGCACCGTGCAATGGACCGCTGGCCTGCTGGGTTCGATCCCGTGCGCGCAGGACAACCGGCTGGACGAGGCGCTCGGCCAGGCGACCTACACGACGCCGCCGCTCGAGCAGGACCTCCACGTCGACGGCCCGATCGCCGCGAAGCTCTGGATCACGACGACCGCGAAGGACGCGCCCGTCACGGTGCGCCTGACCGACGTCTCCCCGAGCGGCGCGTCGACCGAGCTGACCTCGGGCTGGCTGGCGGCGACCTTCCGCGCGCGCGACACGAGCCGCGACCGCGTCGTGCGCGGCGAGACGATCCAGCCCTGGCACCCGTACACGCGCTCGTCGGTGCAGGCGGTCAAGCCCGGCGAGGCGACCGAGATGGACGTCGAGGTCTTCCCGACCAACGCGGTCATCCGCAAGGGCCACCGCCTGCGCGTCGTCGTCGCCCCGAGCGACTTCCCCCACCAGGTTCCGCCGCTGCCCCAGCTGCGCGACTCGCTCCTGGGCTCCGTGAAGGTCCTCACCGACCCCGAGCACGCCTCGCACGTCGTGCTGCCGACCGTGGGCAGCGAGTGCGCGGTGCCGGCGAAGGCGGCGGCGAAGAAGAAGGCCGCGAAGAAGAAGGCCGCCAGGAGGAAGCAGGCCTCCAAGCGCAGGACGTCCTCGGCGAAGCAGCGCAAGGCCGCGGCGAAGACGAAGACGAAGGCGAAGGGCAAGCCGCGCAAGGGCGCGAAGACCAAGGCGAAGGCGAAGAAGCCCGCCAAGCGCCAGGCCGCCCCCGCGGGGTGCGCGGCGCTGCCGATGCCCGACCTGACGCGGGGCTAGGCCGCCACGGCGGCCGCCGGCGCGGCGTCGTCCGCGCCGGCGTCCTCGCCCAGCGCCACACACACGCGACCGTCGAGCACCTGCACGCGGTGGGTCGCCACGGGGCCGCCGGCGTGGCCGATCGGCGCGCCGGTGTCCAGCGCGTAGCGGCGCTCGTGCAGCGGGCAGATGACGGAGCAGTCCGCGGCGATCCCGTCGGCGAGCGGGCCGCCCGCGTGCGGGCAGGCGTGGTCGATGGCGTACCAGCCCGTCGGCGTGTTGAACAGGGCGATGCGGCGGCCCTCCACGTCGATGGAGCGGCCCTCGCCGGCCGGGACGTCGTCGACGGAGCAGACGGGGATCATCGGAGCGCCTCCTCGGGCGGGCCGACGACGGCAGGCTCGCGCGCGGCGGCCGGCTCGTCGTCCAGGTCGGTGAACTGCCGGGGGTGGTAGGGCTCGCGGCGCTCGAGCCACGGGTCGGTGACCGCCGCCTTGGCGAGGCGGAAGCGCTCGCGCAGGGCGGCACCGGACGCCTCGCCCAGGACCTCCTCGCGGATGCGGTCCAGGCCCCACCGGGGGACGAAGTCGTACGTGCGCTCCTTGAAGTCCGCGTTCTCGCGGTAGAGCTGGAGGAACGTCGTGGCGACGCGCAGCGCCTCGGCGCGCGAGTCGACCGTGGCCAGGACGTCGGCCTCGCGGACGTTGCCGCCGGCCGCGCCGCCGACGCGGACCTGCCAGCGGCCCTCGCCGACCGCGACGAGCCCGACGTCCTTGATCGTCGCCTCGGCGCAGTTGCGCGCGCAGCCCGAGACGCCGGCCTTGACCTTGTGGGGCGTGTGCAGGCCCTCCCACGCCTTCTCGAGCTCGACGCCGAGGCCCATCGAGTCGCCGAGGCCGAAGCGGCAGAAGTCCTCGCCCACGCACGTCTTGACCGTGCGCACCGCCTTGGCGTACGCGTGGCCCGAGGGCATGCCGAGCGCCTCCCAGACGGCCGGCAGGTCCTGCTTCTTGACGCCGAGGAGGTCGAGCCGCTGGCCGCCGGTGACCTTCACCAGCGGCACGTCGAACTGCTCGGCGACGTCGGCGATGCGGCGCAGCTCCTCGGGCGTGGTCACGCCGCCGTACATGCGCGGGACGACGCTGAACGTGCCGTCC
The DNA window shown above is from Conexibacter sp. SYSU D00693 and carries:
- a CDS encoding response regulator transcription factor, translating into MPKVLIADDVAGVRRTLRAVLDEAAGLDVVGCAADGGEAVERTLRLQPDVVLMDVRMPGVDGIEAIRRLRAAGSRARVLVLTTSDMDDVVQDALEAGALGFLLKDVASDRLADAVHATARGETVMDPVITRRLVDHWLARPAPEPEVRERLAQLTDRELEVLRLLTRGLSNAQIADELVLGEATVKTHVARLLGKLGVDSRLQAVVLAFGAGVGGPPGPRLS
- a CDS encoding CocE/NonD family hydrolase; protein product: MLEQGLGRRLWRAVLAAVCLVLVGGAASAHAASWSDYDRPATNGVVTDREVPITMRDGIVLSATVSRPDRPGRYPVLVTQTPYGKEGVGGFFGAGANYLVQRGYVQVTVDVRGTGASQGQWDSFGTAEQLDGKDVVEWAARQPWSDGNVGLNGPSYMGLNQLYTAALQPAGLKAIFPVVPMADGYRDIVFSGGAINAGFIPLWLGLVTAGSITPPSYALSGKKEDLVRGLSALTSHVTGVANFQLNTLLGAILGTDTVYDGPFWRTRSPLEVVDDIKVPAFVVGGLHDIFQRGEPLVYERLKQRVDARLLIGPWTHVGGSMGEGLPRDGVPSLSRIQLRWFDHWLKGLDSKVGEIPKVTQYAWGAERYEVQDDWPRPQMAPRRMFLRGGKALSADAPRAAESPQGYVQQPLSGICTQSTVQWTAGLLGSIPCAQDNRLDEALGQATYTTPPLEQDLHVDGPIAAKLWITTTAKDAPVTVRLTDVSPSGASTELTSGWLAATFRARDTSRDRVVRGETIQPWHPYTRSSVQAVKPGEATEMDVEVFPTNAVIRKGHRLRVVVAPSDFPHQVPPLPQLRDSLLGSVKVLTDPEHASHVVLPTVGSECAVPAKAAAKKKAAKKKAARRKQASKRRTSSAKQRKAAAKTKTKAKGKPRKGAKTKAKAKKPAKRQAAPAGCAALPMPDLTRG
- a CDS encoding nitrite reductase (NAD(P)H) small subunit, producing the protein MIPVCSVDDVPAGEGRSIDVEGRRIALFNTPTGWYAIDHACPHAGGPLADGIAADCSVICPLHERRYALDTGAPIGHAGGPVATHRVQVLDGRVCVALGEDAGADDAAPAAAVAA